In Rhizobium oryzihabitans, one DNA window encodes the following:
- a CDS encoding AlbA family DNA-binding domain-containing protein, with protein MLDLNSLTDLESFFADNPAESVGLEYKSSKILAKGEIGPICKGVSAFANSAGGTFVIGIDAKDGQTTLDDGWQGQSKLDWIYCAINSGTFPAVETVIVKEIQGGSGKYYVISVDVSKDAPHQGQDNRYYKRRGSHSDPMEHYEIEDVRNRPKGRGSPLEISLFPEGLLASFKVRNISDSDIIDHLKISIESNFALNPHWIEELSARGLRQLRPSVEHVFILDSFYSMSKETNEPEIKITATFEVAGRHSRLVSIFYLADYMGASVVRSPVVRAIDDVGEKVERVAKSFEQFGRDSKAFVNAAVDGSGLRLSQRTIKGLLRNNQLFDPIEFDWDGYRILLDISIDEAFKLHHVFGVMMGSAQREHEYRALPEPLRTKFETLFKVDFSDSD; from the coding sequence GTGCTCGATTTGAATTCGCTGACAGATCTCGAGAGCTTCTTTGCGGACAATCCTGCCGAGAGTGTCGGACTCGAATACAAAAGCTCAAAAATCCTAGCAAAAGGGGAAATCGGCCCGATTTGCAAAGGGGTGAGCGCTTTCGCCAATTCAGCAGGTGGGACCTTTGTTATAGGGATTGATGCGAAGGACGGTCAGACTACACTCGACGACGGCTGGCAGGGACAATCCAAATTGGACTGGATTTATTGCGCCATCAACAGCGGCACGTTCCCGGCGGTTGAGACCGTTATTGTAAAAGAGATACAGGGCGGTAGCGGGAAATATTACGTAATTTCCGTTGATGTCAGTAAGGACGCACCGCATCAAGGGCAAGATAATCGCTACTACAAACGCCGAGGCTCTCACAGTGACCCGATGGAGCACTACGAAATTGAGGACGTCCGAAATCGCCCTAAAGGTAGGGGATCACCCCTAGAGATTAGCCTCTTTCCAGAAGGACTGCTTGCCTCCTTCAAGGTGCGAAATATTTCCGATTCCGATATTATTGACCACCTGAAGATATCGATCGAGAGCAACTTCGCATTGAATCCCCATTGGATAGAGGAGCTTTCGGCGAGAGGCCTTCGTCAACTTCGCCCATCGGTGGAACACGTATTTATTCTCGACTCGTTTTACTCAATGTCAAAGGAGACGAATGAGCCTGAGATAAAGATCACCGCCACTTTTGAAGTGGCTGGTCGGCATAGTCGACTAGTCTCTATATTTTATCTTGCCGACTATATGGGTGCTTCGGTGGTCCGTTCGCCTGTTGTACGGGCCATAGATGATGTCGGTGAAAAGGTCGAGCGGGTAGCAAAATCGTTTGAGCAGTTCGGCCGAGACAGCAAAGCCTTTGTGAATGCCGCAGTGGACGGCAGTGGCCTCCGGCTTTCACAACGCACGATTAAAGGGCTTCTACGCAACAATCAGCTCTTTGATCCTATTGAATTCGACTGGGACGGATATCGAATTTTGCTCGATATCTCAATCGATGAGGCCTTCAAGTTGCACCATGTGTTCGGCGTCATGATGGGCAGCGCCCAGCGCGAGCATGAATACAGGGCGCTTCCGGAACCTCTTCGGACGAAATTCGAGACTCTGTTCAAAGTTGATTTCTCCGATAGTGATTGA
- a CDS encoding KAP family P-loop NTPase fold protein: MDIAIRNWASDRLGRRAFAESLAQQIWAMANLSEGYVVGLEAEWGAGKSSVVNMTLHHLLHLDLSHSSRDPAFHGDKGGKEIAADLDDLAVHYDAIRELHEQFADVPYLHPDHYHRAIVTRAENDEVMRKRIYRYFRLRMNAHFRPRNLVVHFRPWLVPDTAALSSVFLDELTKSIGPLLGSDIEDAMKNYTAVVKRLAPVAGVAAHAVVPGSGNAIRDFVASLGNTAEATLESRKLKLEASLRKLRGQKIIVVIDDLDRLSPKEATEMVGLVKSLGNLPNIVYLMSYDPKVLCRHLRGVLRLNAEEYLEKIVQYRRNLPLLPADRLLTLLDDCRTELFDSASPELLDRARDANFYVLRQFIRTPRDAVRCGDWAVRAHRILKDQTDPVDLLILEVLNAKDTVLYQWIRHHLSELCSGEMPNRNSLEQALEADGIEVTEERKYALSQLFPAASQEFHRPGNNSSNDRLSKRLRVREYAETYFELSEPATGSGKAELNRLFAGEDPKIVMTPILERSKVSDYGSSIRAELLDTIWEHFSRNPITRAWVGALTDLGPELIVFRDRDTGDIFAPDNLRRLTGAIVSGLSHLNIEDKVNLMKFMLARSEDLSLVASVLRRIGSTREGNQDGEYMDLESVREELVNKLEVAIAKDRVLSSAYPAHVVFLASEILGPHIIREHLNRALRLNRYFPAIAQTLLNEGNSSDRGQFYSLMSNMSDFADSDLFIQVARDLLGDRGDEGIWAKRTIDALLRSRNGED, from the coding sequence TTGGACATCGCAATTCGTAATTGGGCATCCGATCGCCTTGGGCGTCGAGCGTTCGCCGAGTCACTGGCTCAACAAATTTGGGCGATGGCAAATTTAAGCGAAGGATACGTCGTCGGCCTTGAAGCAGAGTGGGGTGCGGGGAAGAGCAGTGTCGTCAATATGACGCTACATCATCTTCTCCATTTGGATCTCAGTCATTCGTCTAGAGATCCTGCCTTTCACGGCGACAAAGGTGGGAAAGAAATTGCCGCAGACCTTGATGACTTAGCTGTGCATTATGACGCTATCCGAGAACTTCACGAGCAATTTGCCGATGTACCTTACCTGCATCCTGATCACTATCATCGAGCAATAGTGACTAGGGCTGAAAATGACGAGGTTATGCGAAAGCGGATTTATCGGTATTTCAGGCTGCGTATGAACGCGCACTTCAGGCCGCGTAATCTAGTCGTCCATTTCCGTCCTTGGCTCGTACCGGACACCGCTGCCCTGTCATCCGTTTTTCTTGATGAACTCACGAAATCCATTGGTCCGCTACTAGGATCTGATATCGAAGATGCGATGAAGAACTACACTGCCGTCGTCAAACGCTTGGCTCCCGTCGCCGGGGTTGCGGCTCACGCAGTAGTTCCTGGAAGCGGCAACGCCATACGGGACTTCGTCGCCTCCCTCGGAAACACCGCTGAGGCAACTTTGGAGTCACGAAAACTGAAGCTGGAGGCCTCGCTCAGAAAACTGCGAGGCCAGAAAATAATCGTGGTTATCGACGACTTGGACCGTTTAAGCCCGAAGGAAGCCACGGAGATGGTTGGGCTGGTGAAAAGCCTCGGCAATTTGCCGAACATCGTTTATCTGATGAGCTATGATCCAAAGGTACTGTGTAGGCATCTGCGCGGAGTCTTGCGACTTAATGCCGAAGAGTATTTGGAAAAAATCGTACAGTACCGAAGAAATCTGCCACTGCTGCCTGCTGATCGGCTCCTTACGCTACTTGATGATTGTCGAACTGAGCTTTTTGACAGCGCATCGCCGGAGCTACTGGATCGCGCTCGCGACGCGAACTTTTACGTTCTTCGGCAATTTATCCGGACCCCAAGAGATGCTGTCCGATGCGGCGATTGGGCAGTGCGGGCACATCGAATACTGAAAGATCAGACGGATCCCGTGGATCTTCTGATACTGGAAGTCCTCAATGCGAAGGATACCGTCCTTTATCAGTGGATCCGGCACCATCTCAGCGAACTCTGTAGTGGAGAGATGCCGAACAGGAACTCGCTCGAGCAAGCTCTTGAGGCTGACGGTATCGAAGTAACCGAGGAACGAAAGTATGCCCTCTCGCAGCTTTTTCCTGCGGCGTCGCAGGAGTTTCATCGGCCCGGCAATAACTCTTCGAATGATCGGCTGAGCAAGCGCCTTCGCGTCCGGGAGTATGCGGAGACATACTTCGAGCTTTCCGAACCTGCGACAGGTAGTGGGAAAGCGGAACTCAATCGTTTGTTTGCAGGCGAAGATCCCAAGATCGTAATGACACCGATCTTGGAACGTTCCAAAGTCAGTGATTATGGCAGCTCGATACGAGCGGAGCTACTCGATACGATCTGGGAGCATTTTTCACGTAATCCGATTACACGAGCGTGGGTCGGGGCGCTGACCGACCTTGGCCCAGAACTTATCGTTTTCAGAGACCGTGATACCGGTGATATCTTCGCGCCGGATAATCTGCGACGATTGACTGGTGCCATAGTATCGGGGCTCAGCCATCTTAACATCGAAGACAAGGTCAACCTGATGAAGTTCATGCTAGCGCGATCCGAGGATCTTTCTCTGGTCGCATCGGTACTGAGGCGAATAGGATCGACCCGCGAGGGCAACCAAGACGGGGAGTATATGGACTTGGAAAGCGTTCGCGAAGAACTCGTGAATAAGCTTGAGGTTGCTATAGCCAAAGACCGAGTTCTATCTTCGGCGTATCCAGCCCATGTAGTGTTCTTGGCGTCAGAGATTCTTGGTCCACATATTATCCGAGAGCACTTGAACAGAGCACTCCGGCTAAACCGCTACTTCCCTGCGATAGCTCAGACGCTTCTAAATGAAGGTAATTCATCGGACCGCGGCCAATTTTATTCACTTATGAGCAATATGTCCGATTTCGCGGACAGTGACCTGTTCATTCAAGTGGCGCGTGACCTACTAGGTGACCGAGGGGACGAGGGGATCTGGGCTAAACGAACAATCGATGCGTTGTTAAGGAGCCGTAACGGAGAAGACTAA